In one Thioclava sp. ES.031 genomic region, the following are encoded:
- a CDS encoding phospholipase C, which produces MTDTLRLTGAVSALALACAAATAQAGTSAAADTQTATPIKHLVVIFQENVSFDHYFATYPNAANPKGEPQFTAAKDTPKADTLASAGLLKNNPNKTNAANGANAAAPFRLDRTQAATADQNHGYTAEQAAFHGGKMDAFPANTGKGTKGGTGAFGTKGQVMGYYDGNTVTALWNYAQAYAMNDNAFSSTFGPSTPGAINLVSGQTNGAVLPKGYKLAADGTYDKGRVVPDGNGGWTMISDLDPTGDVCSNPKYPTTLMGGKNIGDLLNAKHVTWGWFEGGFDLTAVNGNGTTGCDRSSLSQVTGETSKDYIPHHEPFQYYKSTQNLDHTRPSSVAAIGTSDDGGANHQYDSKDFYAALKNGNLPAVTFLKASAYQDGHAGYSDPLDGQEFIVNAVNALQKSKDWKDTAIVVTYDDSDGWYDHAMAVVNGSNIPVAGYDVLNGGKCASDKTLPGLDGKPAQGRCGYGTRIPMLVISPYAKKNAVDHTLVDQSSVTKFIEDNWLNGQRIGQGSFDAQAGKLNGMFDFSKAANGKLILDPATGTPKG; this is translated from the coding sequence ATGACCGACACGCTCCGCCTCACCGGTGCCGTCAGCGCACTCGCGCTGGCTTGCGCCGCCGCGACCGCCCAAGCGGGCACCTCCGCCGCCGCCGACACCCAGACCGCCACCCCGATCAAGCATCTCGTGGTGATCTTTCAGGAAAACGTCTCCTTCGACCACTACTTCGCAACCTACCCGAACGCCGCGAACCCCAAGGGCGAGCCGCAATTCACCGCCGCGAAAGACACGCCCAAGGCTGATACGCTCGCAAGCGCCGGTCTGCTGAAGAACAACCCCAACAAGACCAATGCCGCCAATGGCGCGAATGCCGCCGCCCCGTTCCGGCTCGACCGGACGCAGGCCGCGACTGCGGACCAGAACCACGGCTACACCGCCGAGCAGGCCGCGTTCCACGGTGGCAAGATGGATGCCTTCCCGGCCAATACCGGCAAGGGCACCAAGGGCGGCACCGGCGCCTTCGGCACCAAGGGTCAGGTGATGGGCTATTATGACGGCAACACCGTCACCGCGCTGTGGAACTACGCGCAAGCTTACGCGATGAACGACAACGCCTTCTCGAGCACCTTCGGCCCCTCGACGCCCGGCGCGATCAACCTCGTCTCGGGCCAGACCAATGGCGCAGTGCTGCCCAAGGGCTACAAGCTCGCGGCCGATGGCACCTATGACAAGGGGCGCGTCGTGCCCGACGGCAATGGCGGCTGGACGATGATCTCGGATCTCGACCCGACCGGCGATGTCTGCTCGAACCCGAAATACCCGACGACGCTGATGGGCGGCAAGAATATCGGCGATCTGCTGAACGCGAAACACGTCACCTGGGGCTGGTTCGAGGGCGGTTTCGATCTGACCGCGGTGAACGGCAACGGCACCACCGGCTGCGACCGCTCGTCGCTCTCGCAGGTGACCGGCGAGACCTCGAAGGACTACATCCCCCACCACGAGCCCTTCCAGTATTACAAATCGACCCAGAACCTCGATCACACCCGGCCCTCCTCGGTCGCTGCGATCGGCACCTCGGACGATGGCGGCGCGAACCACCAATATGACAGCAAGGATTTCTACGCCGCGCTGAAGAACGGCAACCTGCCGGCGGTGACGTTCCTCAAGGCGTCCGCCTATCAGGATGGCCATGCGGGCTATTCCGACCCGCTCGACGGGCAGGAATTCATCGTCAACGCGGTCAACGCGCTGCAGAAATCGAAGGACTGGAAGGACACCGCGATCGTCGTGACCTATGACGACTCCGATGGCTGGTATGACCACGCGATGGCGGTGGTGAACGGCTCGAACATCCCGGTCGCGGGCTATGACGTGCTCAATGGCGGCAAATGCGCCAGCGACAAGACGCTGCCCGGTCTCGACGGCAAGCCGGCGCAGGGCCGTTGCGGCTACGGCACCCGCATCCCGATGCTGGTGATCTCGCCCTATGCAAAGAAGAACGCAGTGGATCACACGCTGGTCGATCAATCCTCGGTCACCAAGTTCATCGAGGATAACTGGCTGAACGGGCAGCGCATCGGCCAGGGCTCCTTCGACGCACAGGCGGGCAAGCTCAACGGCATGTTCGACTTCTCGAAAGCGGCCAATGGCAAGCTGATCCTCGACCCGGCCACCGGCACCCCGAAGGGCTGA
- the rpsB gene encoding 30S ribosomal protein S2, whose protein sequence is MALPEFSLRQLLEAGVHFGHQTQRWNPRMGQYIYGERNGIHIIDLTQTVPMLDQALQVIRDTVAKNGRVLFVGTKRQAARPIAEAAEKCAQYYMNHRWLGGTLTNWKTVSQSIKRLNEIDEKLEQGAEGLTKKERLGMERDQAKLQASLGGIREMGGLPDLLFVIDVNKEDLAIAEAKKLGIPVVAVVDTNCPPNGVDYVIPGNDDAARAIALYCDLASRAALDGMSAQMGAAGVDVGALTETPVEEALAEAEAE, encoded by the coding sequence ATGGCGCTTCCTGAATTCTCCCTGCGTCAGCTCTTGGAAGCTGGCGTTCACTTTGGCCACCAGACGCAGCGTTGGAACCCCCGTATGGGTCAGTACATCTATGGCGAGCGTAACGGCATCCACATCATCGATCTGACCCAGACCGTTCCGATGCTCGACCAGGCTCTGCAGGTCATCCGCGATACCGTTGCGAAAAACGGCCGCGTTCTCTTCGTCGGCACCAAGCGTCAGGCGGCTCGCCCGATCGCTGAAGCCGCTGAGAAATGCGCACAGTATTACATGAACCACCGCTGGCTCGGCGGCACGCTGACCAACTGGAAGACCGTCTCCCAGTCGATCAAGCGTCTCAACGAGATCGACGAGAAGCTCGAGCAGGGCGCTGAAGGCCTGACCAAGAAAGAGCGTCTCGGCATGGAGCGTGACCAGGCGAAGCTTCAGGCGTCGCTCGGTGGTATCCGCGAAATGGGCGGTCTGCCGGACCTCCTGTTCGTGATCGACGTGAACAAGGAAGACCTCGCCATCGCGGAAGCCAAGAAGCTCGGCATCCCGGTCGTGGCCGTGGTCGACACCAACTGCCCGCCGAACGGCGTGGATTACGTGATCCCGGGCAACGATGACGCGGCGCGCGCCATCGCGCTCTATTGCGACCTCGCTTCGCGCGCAGCTCTCGACGGCATGTCGGCCCAGATGGGCGCGGCGGGCGTCGATGTCGGTGCCCTCACCGAGACCCCGGTCGAAGAGGCGCTGGCCGAGGCCGAGGCCGAGTAA
- a CDS encoding TrkH family potassium uptake protein: protein MERMIKALPLPILLMGVSALAMYVPAIHALLTHHHHTARSFFYSATLFLFATALIGLANGSNPRPARAGRASLLIMLAAFTVLPLMLAVPFYIAVRDTSFFNSWWEMVSAFTTTGGTLYEPTRLVGSVHLWRGLVAWMGGFFILVMAIAVLAPMRLGGFEVFFSGGPSGAPAAAAPAADGGAEMSERIAHYAVSLAPIYTGLTVLLWVCLLMAGDRSLTALIHAMSTLSTSGISPVGGMANARSGMAGEMVIFVFFLPALSRRLWPGGGELRASPKLIDDPELRLAAALVILVPLFLFIRHWIAALEVRTPGDFGAIFKSIWGSLFTSLSFLTTTGFESSAWHDARDWSGLGTPGLILAGLAIIGGGVATTAGGVRLLRVYALLRHGERELDKLIYPNSIAGGGMMARRLRREGAYISWIVFMLFAISIGGVMMAVSLFGLSFEPATILTIAALSNTGPLAGIAADVPLSWAHLSEPIKAIFAFAMVLGRLETLAIIALFNPEFWRS, encoded by the coding sequence ATGGAACGCATGATCAAGGCCTTGCCGCTGCCGATCCTCCTGATGGGAGTCTCGGCGCTGGCGATGTATGTGCCGGCGATCCATGCGCTTTTGACTCATCATCACCATACGGCGCGGTCCTTCTTCTATTCGGCCACGCTGTTTTTGTTCGCGACCGCGCTGATCGGCTTGGCCAACGGGTCGAACCCGCGGCCTGCGCGCGCCGGGCGGGCGAGCCTTCTGATCATGCTCGCCGCCTTCACGGTGCTGCCGCTGATGCTGGCGGTGCCGTTTTATATCGCGGTGCGCGACACCTCGTTCTTCAACAGCTGGTGGGAGATGGTTTCGGCCTTCACGACCACGGGCGGCACGCTCTACGAGCCCACCCGGCTGGTCGGGTCGGTCCATCTGTGGCGCGGGCTGGTCGCGTGGATGGGCGGGTTCTTCATCCTCGTGATGGCGATCGCGGTTCTCGCGCCGATGCGGCTGGGCGGCTTCGAGGTGTTCTTCTCGGGCGGTCCTTCCGGCGCGCCAGCCGCCGCGGCCCCGGCAGCCGATGGCGGGGCGGAGATGTCCGAGCGCATCGCCCATTACGCGGTGTCGCTTGCGCCGATCTATACCGGGCTGACGGTCCTGCTGTGGGTCTGTCTGCTGATGGCGGGGGACCGGTCGCTGACGGCGCTGATCCATGCGATGTCCACGCTGTCGACTTCGGGGATTTCGCCGGTGGGCGGGATGGCCAATGCGCGCTCCGGCATGGCCGGCGAGATGGTGATCTTCGTGTTCTTCCTGCCCGCGCTGTCGCGCAGGCTCTGGCCGGGCGGGGGCGAGCTGCGCGCCTCGCCGAAGCTGATCGACGATCCCGAGCTGCGTCTGGCCGCGGCGCTGGTGATCCTCGTGCCGCTGTTTCTCTTCATCCGCCACTGGATCGCGGCGCTGGAAGTACGCACGCCGGGCGATTTCGGCGCGATCTTCAAATCGATCTGGGGCTCGCTTTTCACCTCGCTGTCCTTCCTGACCACCACCGGCTTCGAATCGTCGGCGTGGCATGACGCGCGCGACTGGTCGGGTCTGGGCACGCCGGGGCTGATCCTCGCGGGGCTTGCGATCATCGGCGGCGGGGTCGCGACGACGGCGGGCGGCGTGCGGCTGCTGCGCGTCTACGCACTGCTGCGCCACGGCGAGCGCGAACTCGACAAGCTGATCTACCCCAATTCCATCGCGGGCGGCGGCATGATGGCGCGCAGGCTGCGCCGGGAGGGCGCCTATATCAGCTGGATCGTGTTCATGCTGTTTGCGATCTCGATCGGCGGGGTGATGATGGCGGTTTCGCTGTTCGGCCTGTCTTTCGAGCCGGCGACGATCCTGACGATCGCGGCGCTGTCGAATACGGGTCCGCTGGCGGGGATCGCGGCGGATGTGCCGCTGAGCTGGGCCCATTTGAGCGAGCCCATCAAGGCTATATTCGCCTTTGCCATGGTGCTTGGGCGGCTCGAGACGCTGGCCATTATCGCGCTCTTCAACCCCGAGTTCTGGCGCTCCTGA
- the hflX gene encoding GTPase HflX: MSETTSTETPDTRAYVIHPDIPSREGQRHLPQFALSEAVSLAAALPHLEVVGEEIVKLRKPEPGKLFGQGKLAEIKARLEANEIDLVFIDGPVTPVQQRNLEKEWGVKLLDRTGLILEIFADRARTREGVLQVELAALSYQRTRLVRAWTHLERQRGGLGFVGGPGETQIEADRRAIDEQIVRLRRQLAKVVKTRELHRAARRKVPFPIVALVGYTNAGKSTLFNRVTGAEVLAKDMLFATLDPTMRGLELPTGRKVILSDTVGFISDLPTQLVAAFRATLEEVLEADLILHVRDISHPETEEQAEDVNDILAKLGVAKEVPLIEVWNKMDAVPPDQRRALMVQEAREPDLQAISALTGDGLDALLAAIDEKLSEERYHEEITLRFADGRKRAWLHEQNVIRGETQTEEGWTFEVEWTGSQRNRFRAL; the protein is encoded by the coding sequence TTGAGCGAAACGACCTCTACCGAGACGCCCGACACGCGGGCCTACGTGATCCATCCCGACATTCCGTCGCGAGAGGGCCAACGGCACTTGCCCCAATTCGCGCTGTCCGAAGCGGTCTCGCTGGCCGCGGCCCTGCCGCATCTGGAGGTCGTGGGCGAGGAGATCGTGAAGCTGCGCAAGCCCGAGCCGGGCAAGCTGTTCGGCCAGGGTAAGCTCGCCGAGATCAAGGCGCGGCTGGAAGCGAACGAGATCGACCTTGTCTTCATCGACGGGCCGGTGACGCCCGTGCAGCAGCGTAACCTCGAGAAGGAATGGGGGGTGAAGCTCCTCGACCGGACCGGGCTGATCCTCGAGATTTTCGCCGACCGTGCGCGCACCCGGGAAGGTGTGTTGCAGGTGGAGCTGGCCGCGCTCAGTTATCAGCGCACGCGGCTGGTGCGGGCCTGGACCCACCTCGAGCGTCAGCGCGGCGGGCTCGGCTTCGTCGGCGGCCCCGGCGAGACCCAGATCGAGGCCGACCGCCGTGCCATCGACGAGCAGATCGTGCGTCTGCGCCGTCAGCTTGCGAAGGTCGTGAAGACCCGCGAGCTGCACCGCGCCGCGCGCCGCAAGGTGCCGTTCCCGATCGTGGCGCTGGTGGGCTACACCAATGCCGGGAAATCCACGCTGTTCAACCGCGTGACCGGGGCGGAAGTGCTGGCGAAAGATATGCTGTTCGCCACGCTCGACCCGACGATGCGCGGGCTGGAACTGCCCACCGGGCGCAAGGTGATCCTGTCCGACACGGTGGGTTTCATCTCGGACCTGCCGACCCAGCTTGTCGCCGCCTTCCGCGCGACGCTGGAAGAGGTGCTCGAAGCCGATCTGATCTTGCATGTCCGCGACATCTCGCATCCCGAGACCGAGGAACAGGCGGAGGATGTGAACGACATTCTCGCCAAGCTCGGCGTCGCCAAGGAAGTGCCGCTGATCGAGGTCTGGAACAAGATGGACGCGGTTCCGCCCGATCAGCGCCGCGCGCTGATGGTGCAGGAGGCGCGCGAGCCCGATCTGCAGGCGATCTCGGCGCTGACCGGGGACGGGCTCGACGCGCTTCTGGCGGCGATCGACGAAAAGCTCTCGGAAGAACGCTACCACGAGGAAATCACGCTTCGCTTCGCGGATGGGCGCAAGCGCGCATGGCTGCACGAGCAGAATGTGATCCGCGGCGAGACCCAGACTGAAGAGGGCTGGACCTTCGAGGTCGAATGGACCGGCAGCCAGCGCAACCGGTTCCGGGCACTGTAG
- the trkA gene encoding Trk system potassium transporter TrkA, producing MKVIICGAGQVGWQIARHLAGERNDVTVVDSNPELVRRAADTLDVQGVVGFASHPDILEQAGARDCDLMIAATHSDEVNMVTCQVAMSVFGITRKIARIRAQSYLQPQYSDLYRRDHLPIDVIISPEREVAEAALRRLAAPSTFDTESFLDEQLQLLGIELDADCPVLDTPLRQLTDLFSTLRAVVVGIRREGRLFAPEPGDQLFAGDQIYVFAHVEDVNRTLDIFGKSTQKQERIVIIGGGNVGLSVAKALEARTERVRAKIIERSRGQAEKAADALDRTIVLNGDGMSSELLEEANIATADAVLAITDDDKTNILVSVRAKQAGCRMAICLINDPTLAPLLSALDIDAYINPRATTVSSILRHIRHGRVRAIYSIGDAEGEAIEAQVMGTSPMSGKAVRDVDFPEGVLIGAIRKGDKIVKPTGNTRIEEGDIVVLFALTSDVPEVERLLQVSIDFF from the coding sequence ATGAAGGTTATCATCTGCGGTGCGGGTCAGGTCGGTTGGCAGATCGCGCGCCATCTGGCGGGCGAGCGCAACGACGTCACGGTGGTCGATTCCAACCCCGAACTGGTGCGGCGCGCGGCCGATACGCTCGACGTCCAGGGCGTGGTGGGCTTCGCCTCGCATCCCGACATTCTGGAGCAGGCCGGGGCGCGCGACTGCGATCTGATGATCGCCGCGACCCATTCCGACGAGGTCAACATGGTGACCTGTCAGGTCGCCATGTCGGTCTTCGGGATCACGCGCAAGATCGCCCGCATCCGGGCGCAAAGCTATCTGCAGCCGCAATATTCCGATCTCTACCGCCGCGATCACCTGCCGATCGACGTGATCATCTCGCCTGAGCGCGAGGTGGCCGAGGCCGCGCTGCGCCGTCTGGCGGCACCCTCGACTTTCGACACGGAAAGCTTCCTCGACGAGCAGCTGCAGCTTCTGGGGATCGAGCTGGACGCCGATTGCCCGGTGCTCGACACGCCGCTGCGCCAGCTCACCGATCTGTTCTCGACGCTGCGCGCGGTCGTGGTCGGCATTCGCCGCGAGGGGCGGCTGTTCGCGCCCGAGCCGGGCGATCAGCTGTTTGCGGGCGACCAGATCTATGTCTTCGCCCATGTCGAGGACGTGAACCGGACGCTCGATATCTTCGGCAAATCCACCCAGAAGCAGGAACGCATCGTCATCATCGGCGGCGGGAATGTGGGCCTCAGCGTGGCCAAGGCGCTCGAAGCGCGGACCGAGCGGGTGCGCGCCAAGATCATCGAACGCTCGCGCGGGCAGGCCGAGAAGGCCGCCGATGCGCTGGACCGGACCATCGTGCTCAATGGCGACGGGATGAGCTCGGAACTGCTGGAGGAGGCGAATATCGCCACCGCCGATGCGGTTCTGGCGATCACCGATGACGACAAGACCAATATCCTCGTCTCGGTGCGCGCGAAACAGGCGGGCTGCCGGATGGCGATCTGTCTGATCAACGACCCGACGCTCGCGCCCTTGCTGTCGGCGCTCGATATCGACGCCTATATCAACCCGCGCGCGACCACCGTGTCCTCGATCCTGCGCCATATCCGGCATGGCCGGGTGCGCGCGATCTACTCGATCGGCGATGCCGAGGGCGAGGCGATCGAGGCGCAGGTCATGGGCACCTCGCCGATGTCGGGCAAGGCGGTGCGCGATGTCGATTTCCCCGAGGGCGTGCTGATCGGCGCGATCCGCAAGGGCGACAAGATCGTCAAACCCACCGGCAATACCCGCATCGAAGAAGGCGATATCGTGGTCCTGTTCGCGCTGACCTCCGATGTGCCCGAAGTGGAGCGCCTGTTGCAGGTCTCCATCGACTTCTTCTAA
- the tsf gene encoding translation elongation factor Ts yields MAITAAQVKELREATGAGMMDAKKALTETDGDMDAAVDWLRTKGLAKAAKKSGRVAAEGLVAVAVNNGKGVAIEMNSETDFVAKNADFQKLVSDIAEVALETGEDVEVVKTAHLNGKKVEDVITDAIARIGENMNLRRMHILEGDTLVHYVHNAAAEGMGKIGVLVALNGADNGIGKQIAMHIAATNPAALSEADLDPSVLEKEKQVQIDIARESGKPEQVIEKMIEGRMKKFTAEVTLLNQQFVVNPDLTVGQAAKEAGVEITGFVRMEVGEGIEKKEEDFAAEVAKTAAGN; encoded by the coding sequence ATGGCGATTACCGCCGCTCAGGTGAAGGAACTGCGCGAAGCAACCGGCGCAGGCATGATGGACGCGAAAAAAGCGCTGACCGAGACCGATGGCGACATGGACGCCGCCGTTGACTGGCTGCGCACCAAGGGCCTCGCGAAAGCCGCGAAGAAATCCGGCCGCGTCGCGGCTGAAGGTCTCGTCGCTGTCGCCGTGAACAACGGCAAGGGCGTCGCGATCGAGATGAACTCGGAAACCGACTTCGTCGCGAAGAACGCCGATTTCCAGAAGCTCGTCTCCGACATCGCGGAAGTCGCGCTGGAAACCGGTGAAGATGTCGAGGTCGTCAAGACCGCCCATCTCAACGGCAAGAAGGTCGAAGACGTGATCACCGACGCCATCGCGCGTATCGGCGAGAACATGAACCTGCGCCGCATGCACATCCTCGAAGGCGACACGCTGGTGCATTACGTGCACAACGCCGCCGCTGAAGGCATGGGCAAGATCGGTGTGCTCGTCGCGCTGAACGGCGCCGACAACGGCATCGGCAAGCAGATCGCGATGCATATCGCCGCGACCAACCCGGCCGCGCTGTCGGAAGCCGATCTCGACCCCTCGGTCCTCGAGAAGGAAAAGCAGGTTCAGATCGACATCGCACGTGAATCGGGCAAGCCCGAGCAGGTGATCGAGAAGATGATCGAAGGCCGCATGAAGAAATTCACCGCGGAAGTCACGCTGCTGAACCAGCAATTCGTCGTCAACCCCGACCTCACCGTCGGTCAGGCTGCGAAAGAAGCTGGCGTCGAAATCACCGGCTTCGTCCGGATGGAAGTCGGCGAAGGTATCGAGAAGAAAGAAGAAGATTTCGCCGCCGAAGTGGCGAAGACCGCAGCTGGCAACTAA
- the hfq gene encoding RNA chaperone Hfq, with product MAGDKQNLQDAFLNHVRKTKVPVTIFLINGVKLQGVITWFDNFCVLLRRDGQSQLVYKHAISTIMPGQPISLYEGDD from the coding sequence ATGGCTGGCGATAAACAGAACCTGCAGGACGCATTCCTCAATCACGTTCGCAAAACGAAGGTTCCGGTCACGATTTTCCTGATCAACGGGGTGAAGCTGCAAGGCGTCATCACCTGGTTTGACAACTTCTGCGTGCTTCTGCGCCGCGATGGGCAATCTCAGCTTGTCTACAAGCACGCGATCTCGACGATCATGCCGGGACAGCCTATTTCGCTTTACGAAGGCGACGACTAA